One genomic window of Nakamurella panacisegetis includes the following:
- a CDS encoding DUF6918 family protein produces MKTLTEALLDQSARPAVVSDLVDVVNDEVHDKKGVSGVTVKTAMATVRKVSPHIIGKAIDRMLPDFARVLEPFWVDFAGDGDFGTYLAGRGREAANALVGVTDRKAESTSRAPLRKAYGALRPRAIDNVTAALPRLGIVMQKYATSG; encoded by the coding sequence GTGAAAACCCTCACCGAAGCCCTGCTGGATCAATCCGCCCGACCGGCGGTCGTCAGCGACCTGGTCGACGTCGTCAATGACGAGGTGCACGACAAGAAGGGCGTCTCCGGCGTCACCGTCAAGACGGCGATGGCCACCGTGCGCAAGGTCAGCCCCCACATCATCGGCAAGGCGATCGACCGGATGCTGCCGGACTTCGCCCGGGTCCTGGAGCCGTTCTGGGTCGACTTCGCCGGTGACGGCGACTTCGGCACCTACCTGGCCGGCCGCGGCCGGGAAGCCGCGAACGCCCTGGTCGGCGTGACCGACCGGAAGGCCGAGAGCACGTCGCGGGCGCCGCTGCGAAAGGCCTACGGAGCGTTGCGGCCACGGGCGATCGACAACGTCACCGCCGCGCTGCCCCGACTCGGCATCGTCATGCAGAAGTACGCCACGTCGGGCTGA
- a CDS encoding FUSC family protein: MSVPHAERPVPDRGISRIAQQFRDAHDRFVASDPGWARLRQGLRAAVAVGSTLLVELALARILGRPAVLGLLLGAVVAMLMSTGIRDGRRAVIARTAAAAPFAAAGGASLGVLTAGHRLLGLGAFVLVSFAAVWVRRFGPRWFTLGFLFWQGFFFALFLHPPVGELPFLLVAIAASGLWVSFLLLTVLFDDPQARLLSIVVALRARARAGISAALAVLDRPGDVRAVRQLRANLIQLSEIALLLDGQLTDPRSLPEGVPPGRIRRWTVDFEIGMDEVAGAVIEISARLADVPEPLRVTVRQVLEALGWADQESAVQAARQIDSSDEGTVPAVRRLGSACLFLLDTVGRWDSGELRAPDRAVHVDPLDEEDGFEPVVALIGGNLPGSAVLAQQSIGRTDASRFSPSRMRLTTRQAVQAGVAAGLAIVAGEAISTQRFYWAVIAAFVAFAGTATSGETVRKGIGRIAGTLLGLFAAVGLADLTDGHRTVAVATILACILLAFFLQPVSYGLMVFFITIMLGQLYALLGTFSDSLLELRLAETAAGAAIGILVSLLVLPTHSRATLRVARKTFLLGLADLLDASAETLHGKDSGRNLLALTVALDAGGRQLVRTRRALTKGRLFGGDREGVRHRVSVLGAAGAGARTVAASVSPQRPNENMARGCELLAAKARQLAERPSLGRAVTTADGGTTVDEVRQLLAQVPADNRTALHALRRLNEALALLEPRPAVPPT, translated from the coding sequence ATGAGTGTGCCGCACGCGGAACGCCCGGTGCCCGACCGCGGCATCAGCCGCATCGCCCAGCAGTTCCGTGACGCCCACGACCGGTTCGTCGCCTCCGACCCGGGCTGGGCCCGGCTGCGGCAGGGCCTCCGGGCCGCTGTCGCCGTCGGGAGCACCCTGCTGGTGGAGCTGGCCCTGGCCCGGATCCTGGGCCGCCCGGCGGTCCTTGGCCTGCTGCTGGGCGCCGTGGTCGCGATGTTGATGTCGACCGGCATCCGGGACGGGCGGCGCGCCGTGATCGCCCGCACCGCCGCCGCCGCGCCGTTCGCCGCGGCCGGTGGGGCGTCGCTCGGTGTCCTCACCGCCGGCCACCGGTTGCTCGGACTTGGTGCGTTCGTCCTCGTTTCGTTCGCGGCGGTCTGGGTGCGGCGCTTCGGTCCGCGCTGGTTCACCCTGGGTTTCCTGTTCTGGCAGGGCTTCTTCTTCGCGCTGTTCCTGCATCCGCCGGTGGGTGAACTGCCGTTCCTGTTGGTGGCGATCGCGGCCAGCGGTCTGTGGGTGTCGTTCCTGTTGCTGACCGTGCTGTTCGACGACCCGCAGGCCCGGTTGCTCTCGATCGTGGTCGCGCTGCGGGCGCGGGCCAGGGCCGGCATCTCGGCCGCCCTGGCCGTGCTCGACCGACCCGGTGACGTCCGGGCGGTGCGGCAGTTGCGGGCGAACCTGATCCAGCTGTCGGAGATCGCCCTGTTGCTCGACGGCCAGCTGACCGATCCCCGCTCGCTGCCGGAAGGGGTACCACCTGGCCGCATTCGGCGCTGGACGGTCGATTTCGAAATCGGCATGGACGAGGTGGCCGGAGCCGTGATCGAGATCTCGGCGCGTCTGGCCGACGTGCCGGAGCCGCTCCGGGTCACCGTCCGTCAGGTGCTGGAGGCACTCGGTTGGGCCGATCAGGAATCGGCCGTGCAGGCGGCGCGCCAGATCGACTCGAGCGATGAGGGAACCGTCCCGGCGGTGCGGCGGCTGGGCAGCGCCTGCCTGTTCCTCCTCGACACTGTCGGTCGCTGGGACAGCGGGGAGCTGCGGGCTCCGGACCGGGCCGTCCACGTTGACCCGCTGGACGAGGAGGACGGTTTCGAGCCGGTGGTGGCGCTGATCGGAGGCAACCTCCCGGGGTCGGCCGTGCTGGCCCAGCAGAGCATCGGACGCACGGACGCGTCCCGGTTCTCACCGTCGCGGATGCGACTGACGACGCGGCAGGCCGTCCAGGCCGGGGTGGCCGCCGGCCTGGCCATCGTGGCCGGTGAAGCGATCTCGACCCAACGCTTCTACTGGGCCGTGATCGCCGCCTTCGTGGCCTTCGCCGGTACCGCGACCTCCGGGGAAACCGTCCGCAAAGGGATCGGCCGGATCGCCGGCACCCTGCTGGGACTGTTCGCCGCGGTGGGGCTGGCCGATCTCACCGACGGCCACCGGACCGTCGCGGTCGCGACCATCCTCGCCTGCATCCTGTTGGCCTTCTTCCTCCAACCGGTGTCCTACGGCCTGATGGTCTTCTTCATCACCATCATGCTCGGACAGCTCTACGCCCTGCTCGGCACCTTCAGCGATTCACTGCTGGAGCTGCGGCTGGCCGAGACGGCGGCCGGAGCCGCGATCGGGATCCTGGTGTCGCTGCTGGTGCTGCCGACGCACAGCCGCGCAACTCTGCGGGTGGCCAGGAAGACGTTCCTGCTCGGGTTGGCCGATCTGCTCGACGCCAGCGCGGAGACCCTGCACGGCAAGGACTCCGGACGCAACCTGCTCGCGCTCACGGTGGCCCTGGACGCGGGCGGCCGGCAACTGGTGCGTACCCGGCGGGCCCTCACCAAGGGCCGGCTGTTCGGCGGCGACCGGGAAGGCGTCCGTCATCGGGTGTCCGTCCTGGGGGCAGCCGGCGCCGGAGCGCGCACCGTGGCGGCATCGGTCTCGCCGCAGCGGCCGAACGAGAACATGGCGCGCGGCTGCGAACTTCTGGCCGCCAAGGCCCGGCAACTCGCCGAGCGACCGAGTCTCGGGCGTGCGGTGACCACCGCCGACGGCGGGACAACGGTCGACGAGGTCCGTCAGCTGTTGGCGCAGGTTCCGGCGGACAACCGGACGGCGCTACACGCCCTCCGCCGGCTGAACGAGGCACTGGCGCTGCTCGAACCACGACCTGCCGTCCCACCGACCTGA
- a CDS encoding pyridoxamine 5'-phosphate oxidase family protein encodes MKQSVPEDHTGMGVLPLETCLEHLSSARIGRVAFLADGYPIILPVNHGVDHGTVVFRTTEGSKLDAAELQLPVAFEVDGFDAERRTGWSVLVRGIAAPVASPAEIARLSELRVWPWADSVSRTSWVRITAHEITGRQIVHHYNY; translated from the coding sequence ATGAAGCAGAGCGTTCCTGAGGATCACACCGGTATGGGCGTTCTGCCTCTCGAGACATGCCTGGAGCATCTGTCGTCGGCCCGGATCGGTCGGGTCGCGTTCCTGGCCGACGGCTACCCGATCATCCTGCCGGTGAATCACGGCGTGGATCACGGCACGGTGGTGTTCCGGACGACCGAGGGTTCCAAACTGGATGCGGCCGAGCTCCAACTTCCGGTTGCCTTCGAGGTCGACGGATTCGACGCCGAGCGCCGGACCGGATGGAGCGTACTGGTGCGTGGGATCGCCGCGCCCGTCGCGAGTCCCGCGGAGATCGCACGGCTGTCCGAGCTGAGGGTCTGGCCCTGGGCCGATTCGGTGTCCCGGACCTCCTGGGTGCGCATCACGGCCCACGAGATCACCGGCCGGCAGATCGTCCATCACTACAACTACTGA
- a CDS encoding acyltransferase family protein: MSSPPRPGEPRPAGAGGLTVLGDRRFRPDIQGLRTVAVLLVVLYHCAVPVVRGGYVGVDVFFVISGFLITRQLITEHHRAGRVSLSSFYARRIKRLLPMALTVVLCTEVAARFFGPALQSATVARDGIFATFYLMNFRLATQGIDYQNAGGPVSPLQHFWSLAVEEQFYIGWPLIIVLLGLAFRGRTRTAALTVAGLVGVGSLLISIVDTRQNPALAYFAIQTRAWELAVGAAIALATPMLLRLPQRFGNAASWVGLLLIGASAVFFTDATQFPGAAAAVPVGGAALIVAAGLKTTAGSAQWFLGRPAMQFGGRMSYGWYLWHWPLIVLAPSILATTHGWWGNVVVAAAALGLSVISYHVIEAPVARRPVRRGRWFAIGAGLSIVVTAAAVLITVLPTAGLYNSGPAAALQLGGADAAALTAELQRAYDRPEVPSNLAPTLTDAVHDVPVTSSDGCHAEFLAVTVPLCVFGDPAGTRTIVLFGDSHAQQWFGGLDALARSRGWRLVSWTKAACPLADALFYNAQLERPYSECTAWRSATIAKIAALDPDLVVASGADALPGPAYSNRTWAAQTTTSLSALKRAARQVVFLADTPLPGTNVPVCLAANIRTPQNCQFTRRSQTSGATEQNQQPARHAAVVSAAAADGVAVVDPTDWFCSATGCPAVVADTLLYRDATHITQAYSTALAPVLGRGLAAVVPWIARGR; this comes from the coding sequence GTGAGCTCGCCCCCACGGCCCGGCGAGCCTCGCCCGGCCGGGGCCGGCGGGCTCACCGTGCTCGGGGACCGCAGGTTTCGGCCGGACATCCAAGGGCTGCGGACGGTGGCGGTGCTGCTGGTCGTCCTGTACCACTGCGCCGTGCCGGTCGTCCGCGGCGGCTACGTCGGGGTCGATGTCTTCTTCGTGATCTCCGGATTCCTGATCACCCGTCAGTTGATCACCGAGCACCACCGCGCCGGCCGGGTGTCGCTCAGTTCGTTCTACGCCCGGCGGATCAAGCGGCTACTGCCGATGGCCCTGACGGTGGTGCTGTGCACCGAGGTCGCGGCCCGGTTCTTCGGCCCGGCGCTACAGTCGGCGACGGTGGCCCGGGACGGCATCTTCGCGACCTTCTACCTGATGAACTTCCGGCTGGCCACGCAGGGCATCGACTACCAGAACGCCGGCGGCCCGGTGTCACCGCTTCAGCACTTCTGGTCGCTGGCCGTCGAGGAGCAGTTCTACATCGGCTGGCCGCTGATCATCGTGCTGCTGGGCCTCGCCTTTCGCGGGCGGACCAGAACCGCCGCCCTGACGGTGGCCGGCCTGGTGGGCGTCGGCTCCCTGCTGATCTCGATCGTCGACACCCGGCAGAACCCGGCCCTGGCGTACTTCGCGATCCAGACCAGGGCCTGGGAACTCGCCGTCGGGGCCGCGATCGCCCTGGCCACCCCGATGCTGCTCCGCCTGCCGCAGCGTTTCGGGAACGCGGCAAGCTGGGTCGGACTGCTCCTGATCGGGGCCTCGGCGGTCTTCTTCACCGACGCGACCCAGTTCCCCGGAGCCGCCGCCGCCGTTCCGGTCGGCGGCGCCGCCCTGATCGTCGCGGCCGGTCTGAAGACGACCGCGGGGTCGGCCCAGTGGTTCCTCGGCCGGCCGGCCATGCAGTTCGGCGGCCGGATGTCCTACGGCTGGTACCTGTGGCACTGGCCGCTCATCGTGCTCGCCCCGTCGATCCTGGCCACCACCCACGGGTGGTGGGGAAACGTCGTCGTCGCGGCGGCCGCGCTCGGGCTGAGTGTCATCAGCTACCACGTGATCGAAGCCCCCGTCGCGCGCCGACCGGTCCGGCGAGGCCGGTGGTTCGCCATCGGTGCCGGGCTGTCGATCGTCGTCACCGCCGCCGCCGTGCTCATCACGGTGCTGCCGACGGCCGGTCTGTACAACAGCGGGCCGGCGGCGGCCCTGCAGCTGGGCGGGGCCGACGCGGCCGCCTTGACCGCGGAGTTGCAGCGGGCCTACGACCGTCCCGAGGTGCCGTCCAACCTTGCCCCGACCCTGACCGATGCGGTCCATGACGTGCCGGTCACCAGCTCGGACGGCTGCCACGCGGAATTCCTGGCCGTCACCGTGCCGCTGTGTGTGTTCGGTGATCCGGCCGGCACCCGAACCATCGTGCTCTTCGGCGACTCCCACGCCCAGCAGTGGTTCGGCGGGCTGGACGCGCTGGCCCGGAGCAGGGGTTGGCGGCTGGTGTCCTGGACCAAGGCCGCCTGCCCGCTGGCCGACGCGTTGTTCTACAACGCCCAGCTGGAGCGGCCCTACAGCGAGTGCACCGCCTGGCGATCGGCCACCATCGCGAAGATCGCCGCCCTCGACCCGGATCTGGTGGTCGCCAGCGGGGCCGACGCCCTGCCCGGTCCGGCGTACTCGAACCGGACGTGGGCCGCCCAGACCACCACCAGCCTCTCGGCCCTGAAGCGGGCGGCCCGCCAGGTCGTGTTCCTGGCCGACACTCCCCTGCCCGGCACCAACGTCCCGGTATGCCTGGCCGCCAACATCCGCACACCGCAGAACTGCCAGTTCACCCGCCGGTCGCAGACATCGGGAGCAACCGAGCAGAACCAGCAACCGGCCCGCCACGCCGCCGTGGTGTCCGCCGCGGCGGCCGACGGCGTCGCCGTCGTCGATCCGACGGACTGGTTCTGTTCGGCCACCGGCTGTCCCGCCGTGGTCGCCGACACCCTCCTGTACCGCGACGCCACCCACATCACCCAGGCCTACAGCACTGCCCTCGCTCCGGTGCTGGGGCGCGGTCTGGCCGCCGTCGTGCCCTGGATCGCGCGGGGCCGGTGA
- a CDS encoding pyridoxamine 5'-phosphate oxidase family protein — translation MPEPGSPTEIQLDVRAELPALPDGYGLPESISGLLPWDRVESELAAAQHYWLTSVRPDGRPHVVPRWGVWLDGRFYYDGSPATRHTRNVEVNPAVTLNLESGSRVVIVEGTSTATRADADGLGGRLSSAFGKYADAGYAPAPDAWAGIDGGGLRVIAPTRALAWFDFPRDCTRFRFE, via the coding sequence ATGCCTGAACCCGGTTCCCCGACCGAAATCCAGCTCGACGTCAGGGCGGAACTACCGGCCCTGCCCGACGGATACGGCTTGCCCGAGAGCATCAGCGGGCTGTTGCCGTGGGACCGCGTCGAGTCCGAGCTCGCCGCCGCGCAGCACTACTGGCTCACCAGCGTCCGACCGGACGGCCGTCCCCACGTCGTGCCCCGCTGGGGCGTGTGGCTGGACGGCCGCTTCTACTACGACGGCTCGCCGGCGACCCGCCACACCCGTAACGTCGAGGTGAATCCGGCCGTGACCCTCAACCTCGAGAGCGGCAGCCGGGTCGTCATCGTCGAGGGAACCAGCACCGCCACCCGGGCCGACGCCGACGGTCTCGGCGGGCGTCTGTCCTCCGCCTTCGGCAAGTACGCCGACGCCGGGTACGCCCCGGCGCCCGACGCGTGGGCCGGGATCGATGGCGGGGGACTGCGGGTCATCGCGCCCACCCGCGCGCTGGCCTGGTTCGACTTTCCCCGGGACTGCACGCGGTTCCGCTTCGAGTGA
- a CDS encoding glycosyltransferase family 2 protein yields MTVAVITIVAGRAQHLRNQQIGLARSGRLPDLYVVVAMGDAHAVDQTRCGPMAVTDCRIRTRLLDAPADLPLAAARNAGAAEALAAGADRLIFLDVDCVPSPSLIDSYARSLASPGAPALHCGVVRYLGPEVDLARTEAVGPLGVAHPARPRPESGQILRSDDWALFWSLSFAVAAPTWQRIGGFDEAYVGYGAEDTDFGFRAHRLGIDLVWTGGADAYHQYHPTSPLPTQHLDDILRNAGIFHRRWGFWPMSGWLDGFAAAGLARFDQATDRWVRAE; encoded by the coding sequence GTGACGGTCGCTGTGATCACCATCGTCGCCGGACGGGCCCAGCATCTCCGGAACCAGCAGATCGGCCTGGCCCGATCCGGCCGCTTGCCGGACCTCTACGTCGTCGTCGCGATGGGCGACGCCCACGCCGTGGACCAGACGCGATGCGGGCCGATGGCCGTGACCGACTGCCGGATCCGCACCCGGCTCCTCGACGCCCCGGCCGACCTCCCGCTGGCCGCGGCCCGCAACGCCGGCGCGGCCGAAGCGCTGGCCGCCGGCGCTGACCGGCTCATCTTCCTCGACGTCGACTGCGTGCCGTCACCGAGCCTGATCGATTCCTACGCCCGGTCCCTGGCCAGTCCGGGGGCGCCGGCCCTGCATTGCGGGGTGGTCCGCTACCTCGGACCCGAGGTGGACCTGGCCCGGACCGAAGCGGTCGGGCCGCTGGGGGTGGCCCACCCGGCCCGGCCCCGGCCCGAGTCCGGCCAGATCCTCCGGTCCGACGACTGGGCGTTGTTCTGGTCGTTGTCGTTCGCCGTCGCGGCTCCCACCTGGCAGCGGATCGGGGGATTCGACGAGGCCTACGTCGGCTACGGCGCCGAGGACACCGATTTCGGATTTCGGGCCCACCGCCTCGGGATCGACCTGGTGTGGACGGGCGGGGCCGATGCCTATCACCAGTACCACCCGACGTCGCCCTTGCCGACGCAGCATCTGGACGACATCCTGCGCAACGCCGGGATCTTCCACCGGCGCTGGGGTTTCTGGCCCATGTCGGGCTGGCTGGACGGTTTCGCCGCCGCCGGCCTGGCCCGCTTCGACCAGGCCACCGATCGATGGGTTCGAGCTGAATGA
- a CDS encoding glucoamylase family protein: MTIARRYRRLLFPLALVMALVGLAGPADAGAPPGHPVPTPSGGLSSAQRASLLSIATDTWNFFRADVDPRTHLPLDNLGPGSVRGEYTSAANIGVYLWAVVSARDLGIISRREARTRLGQTLATVSRLQRSHGFLYQWYDTSTGATIKNPGDANCSTETTPAQDNCSFLSAVDNGWYASGLAVVRQAVPELSRPVDALIAPMDFSIFYDNRAQTACNTNPAVAGNQPTGQMYGGYYVDQGPAGYHNGALYSDPRIAMYMGMGLRQMPGDVWWRTWRTLPPQQCTTDPDFSWQGQAPGGYWTNVVDPLSHKTFRVWEGHYTYPGTDLSYLPTFSGGMFEGLMANLVVPETTWGAKGLGRADVRTAQVQQKYATDALHYPIWGESPSSTADDTGGYGIFGAVGLTLPAGEQLSQCTSCATETTVTPHASFLALTVTPQAAMNNIDTMRRLFPGSYSRDGGFYDAINPTTGAIGHRRLVLDQSMIMASIDKVLDHGGLQRYFAADPTSWAARAVLGAETVSFS, encoded by the coding sequence ATGACCATCGCCCGCCGCTACCGCCGGCTCCTGTTCCCCCTGGCCCTCGTGATGGCCTTGGTCGGTCTGGCCGGGCCGGCCGACGCCGGCGCCCCACCCGGGCATCCCGTCCCCACTCCGTCGGGCGGACTCTCCTCGGCCCAGCGCGCCTCCCTGTTGTCGATAGCCACGGACACCTGGAACTTCTTCCGGGCCGACGTCGATCCCAGGACCCACCTGCCGCTGGACAACCTCGGGCCCGGCTCCGTCCGGGGCGAGTACACGTCCGCCGCCAACATCGGCGTCTACCTCTGGGCCGTCGTCTCGGCCCGTGACCTGGGCATCATCAGCCGCCGCGAGGCGCGCACCCGGCTCGGCCAGACCCTGGCCACGGTCAGCCGCCTCCAGCGGTCCCACGGTTTCCTCTACCAGTGGTACGACACCTCCACCGGGGCCACCATCAAGAACCCCGGCGATGCGAACTGCTCGACCGAGACGACGCCGGCGCAGGACAACTGCTCCTTCCTCTCGGCCGTCGACAACGGTTGGTACGCGTCCGGTCTCGCTGTGGTCAGGCAGGCGGTTCCGGAACTGTCCCGGCCGGTCGACGCGCTCATCGCCCCGATGGACTTCTCGATCTTCTACGACAACCGGGCCCAGACGGCGTGCAATACCAACCCGGCCGTCGCCGGGAACCAGCCGACCGGCCAGATGTACGGCGGCTACTACGTGGACCAGGGTCCGGCCGGCTATCACAACGGCGCCCTGTACAGCGACCCCCGGATCGCCATGTACATGGGGATGGGTCTGCGCCAGATGCCCGGTGACGTCTGGTGGCGGACCTGGCGGACGCTGCCCCCGCAGCAGTGCACGACCGATCCCGACTTCTCCTGGCAGGGCCAGGCGCCCGGTGGGTACTGGACGAACGTCGTCGATCCGCTGTCGCACAAGACGTTCCGGGTCTGGGAGGGGCACTACACCTATCCCGGCACCGATCTGAGCTACCTCCCGACCTTCAGCGGAGGGATGTTCGAGGGCCTGATGGCGAACCTCGTGGTGCCGGAGACCACCTGGGGGGCCAAGGGCCTGGGCCGGGCCGACGTGCGGACCGCACAGGTCCAGCAGAAGTACGCCACCGATGCCCTGCACTATCCGATCTGGGGTGAGTCGCCGTCCAGCACGGCCGACGACACCGGCGGGTACGGAATCTTCGGGGCGGTCGGTCTGACCCTGCCCGCCGGTGAGCAGCTGTCGCAGTGCACCAGCTGCGCCACCGAGACCACAGTGACCCCGCACGCCTCGTTCCTGGCGCTGACCGTCACCCCACAGGCGGCGATGAACAACATCGACACCATGCGCCGGCTGTTCCCCGGCAGCTACTCGCGCGATGGCGGGTTCTACGACGCCATCAACCCCACCACCGGGGCCATCGGACACCGGCGCCTCGTCCTGGACCAGTCGATGATCATGGCGTCCATCGACAAGGTGCTCGATCACGGTGGGCTGCAGCGCTACTTCGCGGCGGATCCGACGTCCTGGGCGGCCCGGGCCGTACTGGGGGCCGAGACGGTGTCGTTCAGCTGA
- a CDS encoding DMT family transporter: protein MALAVLAALASAFCFALGAALQHREAIAVSSSGVADPRLLWKLCQRPLWLAGTLADLASMALHVLALSLGTLALVQPLGVTGLLWAIPLAAVLRRTAVRKSDIAAGAAVGLGLFVLLKALPTRPGHHLPTSWSMLALAGGVFVFVAAMTGIAHFAPGRPRAILLALAAGTSFGLTAVLIRTVMLLVRHGGTAAQFVTASVATSVLGLIGYLLLQTAYRSGHFAGSLATTSVLNPLVAVLAGGLLLHEGLPGGWKHLTVIGVAGAVICGGIAQLVRSPAVLHFETGSPVPPLTGVASGPGVAVDEAPGVVVGAAPRQ from the coding sequence ATGGCGCTAGCGGTACTGGCTGCTCTGGCCAGCGCCTTCTGCTTCGCTCTGGGGGCGGCGTTGCAGCACCGCGAAGCGATCGCGGTCAGTTCCAGCGGGGTCGCCGATCCGCGTCTCCTGTGGAAGCTGTGCCAGCGCCCACTCTGGCTGGCCGGTACGTTGGCCGACCTCGCCTCGATGGCCCTGCACGTCCTGGCACTGTCCCTGGGCACGCTGGCCCTGGTCCAGCCGCTGGGCGTCACGGGTCTGCTGTGGGCCATCCCGCTGGCTGCGGTCCTTCGGCGGACAGCCGTGCGCAAGAGCGATATCGCCGCCGGCGCCGCCGTCGGACTCGGTTTGTTCGTGCTCCTCAAGGCGCTGCCCACGCGGCCCGGGCATCACCTGCCGACGTCCTGGTCGATGCTCGCGCTGGCCGGAGGGGTGTTCGTGTTCGTCGCCGCCATGACCGGCATCGCCCATTTCGCGCCCGGCCGGCCCAGAGCCATCCTGCTCGCCCTGGCCGCCGGCACCTCCTTCGGCCTGACCGCGGTCCTCATCCGGACCGTGATGCTGCTGGTCCGGCACGGCGGTACGGCCGCCCAGTTCGTCACCGCATCCGTGGCGACATCGGTGCTGGGTCTGATCGGCTACCTGCTGCTGCAGACGGCCTACCGGTCCGGCCACTTCGCCGGCAGCCTGGCCACCACGTCGGTGCTGAATCCCCTGGTCGCCGTGCTGGCCGGGGGTCTGCTGCTGCACGAAGGCCTGCCCGGCGGCTGGAAGCACCTGACCGTCATCGGGGTCGCCGGAGCCGTCATCTGCGGCGGCATCGCGCAACTCGTCCGCTCGCCGGCGGTGCTGCACTTCGAGACGGGATCGCCCGTCCCGCCCCTTACGGGCGTCGCGTCCGGTCCTGGAGTTGCCGTCGACGAGGCCCCGGGGGTCGTGGTCGGCGCCGCGCCCAGGCAGTGA
- a CDS encoding CBS domain-containing protein, which yields MRAREIMSSPVVSVPPDMPVTQASDLLAQRGFTALPVVDEDGRLIGLVTEADLIRDRVAPDPRIHGFASPATGGGRASTVADVMTTSVESFTPGADVADIARTMLDERVRCFPIVDGNAVVGVITRRDLLRSAVSHSDLELERDVTKALAALDDSDRWQVTVQGGVAQVDDVEDGPDSARDDDRARSTAAGVPGIVAATMRHRPPDRT from the coding sequence ATGCGCGCACGCGAAATCATGTCGTCCCCGGTCGTCTCCGTGCCACCGGACATGCCGGTCACCCAGGCGTCGGACCTGTTGGCTCAGCGCGGGTTCACCGCTCTTCCGGTGGTGGACGAGGACGGCCGGTTGATCGGCCTGGTGACCGAGGCCGACCTGATCCGTGACCGGGTCGCACCCGACCCGAGGATCCACGGGTTCGCCTCGCCCGCCACCGGAGGGGGCCGCGCGTCAACCGTGGCCGATGTGATGACCACCTCGGTGGAGTCGTTCACCCCCGGTGCGGATGTCGCCGACATCGCCCGCACCATGCTCGACGAGCGGGTCCGCTGCTTCCCGATCGTCGACGGAAACGCGGTGGTCGGTGTCATCACCCGCCGAGACCTGTTGCGCTCGGCGGTCTCTCATTCCGATCTGGAGCTCGAGCGCGACGTCACCAAGGCGCTGGCCGCCCTGGATGATTCCGATCGCTGGCAGGTCACCGTGCAGGGCGGGGTGGCGCAGGTGGATGACGTGGAGGACGGCCCGGACTCGGCCCGCGACGATGACCGGGCGCGCAGCACTGCGGCGGGTGTACCGGGCATAGTCGCCGCCACAATGCGTCACCGCCCGCCGGATCGGACCTGA